In Gossypium arboreum isolate Shixiya-1 chromosome 6, ASM2569848v2, whole genome shotgun sequence, the following are encoded in one genomic region:
- the LOC108484591 gene encoding berberine bridge enzyme-like 13, translating into MAFSSTMILPLLLVLLSAFSATSKSVQENFMQCLDANSEHPIPISAFCFQTNSSFTSVLNSTAQNLRYLMPLVPKPEFIFIPVYESHVKSAVICAKKLAIHLRFRSGGHDYEGLSYASEIETPFILLDLIQLRSINVDIDDNSAWVQAGATVGEVYYRVSEKSKTHGFPAGLCSSLGIGGHITGGAYGSMMRKYGLGADNVLDARIVDVNGEILDRAAMGEDLFWAIRGGGGASFGVILSWKIKLVAVPETVTVFTVPKTLEQGATKILYRWQQVADKLDDDLFIRVVIQVTKTSQKGKRTVTTAYNALYLGDAERLLQVMDQSFPELGLARKDCIETSWIKSVLYIAGFPSETPPEVLLEGKSLFKNYFKAKSDFVQQPIPETALGRLWEMLLEEESPLMIWNPYGGMMANISDSAIPFPHRRGNLFKIQYVTSWYEGSKGATRKHMDWIKGLYDYMSAYVPTSPRAAYVNYRDLDLGMNHKNASFTEASVWGAMYFKGNFRRLVKIKSKVDPGNFFRHEQSIPVVLE; encoded by the coding sequence ATGGCATTCTCTAGCACTATGATTCTTCCACTACTTCTAGTCCTGCTTTCAGCTTTCTCGGCAACTTCAAAGTCTGTTCAAGAAAACTTCATGCAATGCCTTGATGCCAATTCTGAGCATCCCATTCCCATCTCTGCTTTTTGCTTCCAAACCAACTCTTCATTTACTTCTGTCCTCAACTCCACTGCACAAAACCTCAGGTACTTGATGCCGTTAGTGCCAAAGCCCGAATTTATCTTCATACCTGTCTATGAGTCTCATGTCAAATCTGCTGTTATTTGTGCAAAAAAACTTGCAATTCACCTAAGATTCCGCAGCGGAGGACATGACTATGAGGGCCTCTCTTATGCATCTGAAATAGAGACACCTTTCATTTTGTTAGATCTTATCCAGCTTCGGTCCATCAATGTCGATATCGATGACAATAGCGCTTGGGTGCAAGCTGGTGCCACGGTGGGGGAAGTTTATTATAGAGTCTCTGAGAAAAGCAAGACTCATGGCTTCCCTGCCGGTCTTTGCTCAAGCCTAGGCATTGGTGGACACATAACAGGAGGTGCATATGGTTCCATGATGAGAAAGTACGGTCTTGGTGCGGACAATGTCCTTGATGCTCGAATTGTTGATGTTAATGGCGAAATCCTCGACAGAGCAGCCATGGGCGAAGATCTGTTTTGGGCAATcagaggaggtggaggagcaagCTTCGGTGTCATCCTCTCATGGAAAATAAAGCTGGTTGCTGTTCCAGAAACAGTAACTGTTTTCACAGTTCCGAAGACATTGGAACAAGGTGCCACAAAGATCCTATATAGATGGCAGCAAGTTGCAGATAAGCTGGATGATGATCTTTTCATCAGAGTCGTCATTCAAGTTACAAAAACAAGCCAAAAAGGTAAGAGAACAGTGACAACAGCCTACAATGCCCTGTATCTAGGAGATGCTGAGAGGCTCCTTCAAGTAATGGACCAAAGCTTCCCGGAGTTGGGTTTGGCGCGAAAAGACTGTATCGAAACAAGCTGGATAAAATCTGTGCTCTACATAGCTGGGTTCCCAAGTGAAACACCTCCAGAAGTACTGCTGGAAGGAAAGTCTTTATTCAAGAATTATTTCAAAGCCAAATCTGATTTTGTGCAACAACCTATCCCTGAAACCGCTCTTGGGAGGCTGTGGGAAATGTTGTTGGAAGAAGAGTCTCCGTTGATGATATGGAACCCTTACGGAGGAATGATGGCAAACATTTCGGATTCTGCAATTCCTTTCCCTCACAGAAGAGGTAACTTATTCAAAATCCAGTACGTGACCTCCTGGTACGAGGGAAGCAAGGGCGCCACCCGAAAGCACATGGATTGGATTAAGGGGCTGTATGATTACATGAGTGCTTATGTTCCAACATCTCCCAGGGCGGCATATGTCAATTACAGAGACCTCGATTTGGGAATGAACCACAAGAACGCTAGCTTCACCGAGGCTAGTGTTTGGGGCGCCATGTATTTCAAGGGCAATTTCCGAAGATTGGTAAAAATAAAAAGCAAAGTTGATCCCGGTAATTTTTTCAGGCATGAGCAGAGCATTCCAGTTGTCCTGGAATAG